One region of Girardinichthys multiradiatus isolate DD_20200921_A chromosome 1, DD_fGirMul_XY1, whole genome shotgun sequence genomic DNA includes:
- the LOC124871353 gene encoding transcription factor HES-2-like — protein MSPNMTYDTLPSFSPRLTVAKRKEALELRKTMKPLMEKRRRARINESLNHLKNLIIPLAGRDKTRYSKLEKADILEMTVKFLSEIPPVNAKSPSGGYKEGYKACLQRVSALLPKTYLDQEACQRVEDFVQRSLSANSGPTCLNCCVQNVRTFPQLHQKLLKLKSSFSSRLESQSHSGAAAAPSRPQPVSVAVWRPW, from the exons ATGTCTCCAAACATGACCTATGACACTCTCCCGTCTTTTTCTCCAAGGCTGACTGTGGCCAAAAGGAAAGAGGCTCTGGAGTTGAGAAAG ACTATGAAACCACTGATGGAAAAACGAAGGCGCGCCCGCATCAACGAAAGCCTGAACCACTTGAAAAACCTCATCATTCCCCTAGCAGGCAGAGAT AAAACTCGCTACTCCAAGCTTGAGAAAGCTGACATCCTGGAAATGACCGTGAAGTTCCTCAGTGAAATCCCTCCTGTTAACGCCAAAA GCCCATCGGGGGGTTACAAAGAAGGTTACAAAGCCTGCCTCCAGCGCGTCTCCGCTCTGCTCCCCAAAACCTACCTGGATCAAGAGGCGTGCCAGCGAGTCGAGGACTTCGTCCAGAGGTCATTGTCTGCAAACAGCGGACCGACGTGTCTGAACTGCTGCGTCCAGAACGTCAGAACCTTCCCTCAACTCCACCAAAAACTCCTGAAGCTGAAATCCAGCTTCAGCTCCAGACTGGAGAGCCAGTCCCACAGCGGCGCAGCAGCGGCTCCCAGCCGACCGCAGCCAGTCAGCGTTGCTGTGTGGAGACCCTGGTAG